A stretch of DNA from Lujinxingia litoralis:
ACTCGCGCTCAAAACTCTCAAACTGCATCGGCAGCCTCACGCACCAGCGTGGGCACCGGGCGCTTCGCACCGGTGTCATCCTCGGGCTGCGGAAGCGCGGTGAGCACCTGCGAGATCGCATCGCTCAGCGTCAGGCGAAAGGTGTCGGTGCGGCTGTTGAGGTACGTATAGGCCGCCAGCGCCGGCACCGCCACCATCAGACCGGCAGCCGTGGTCAGAAGCGCCTTCCAGATCCCCGAAGCCAGAAGCTGAGCGTCGACCATCGCCGCGCCCGCGCCCTGCAACCCCATAAAGAGCTCCACCATCCCGATCACCGTGCCCAACAATCCCAGCAGCGGCGCGACCTGCGCAATAAAGGAGAGCGCTCCCACGTGCTTCTCCAAACGCTGCAGCTCCTGGCCGCCAC
This window harbors:
- a CDS encoding MotA/TolQ/ExbB proton channel family protein, giving the protein MAPIYACSALMVAIFAKKALEFRAQRLGQVQWMSPVLDALSDGEVSDARGLAREAAHPVGRVIDAMLATFEKRPDRVEAEAARCGGQELQRLEKHVGALSFIAQVAPLLGLLGTVIGMVELFMGLQGAGAAMVDAQLLASGIWKALLTTAAGLMVAVPALAAYTYLNSRTDTFRLTLSDAISQVLTALPQPEDDTGAKRPVPTLVREAADAV